The Ornithodoros turicata isolate Travis chromosome 9, ASM3712646v1, whole genome shotgun sequence genome includes a region encoding these proteins:
- the LOC135369175 gene encoding uncharacterized protein LOC135369175 isoform X1 — translation MRYCSVPQCNTYANELGVSFHRYPRSKKMRKIWLIKLKMGKTPENFTHYAVCSKHFCESDFKAVPNGSKRRFLKDSAMPSVNLPQRKFDRASRSFVRKPRNADHQQLVGTGSMDPDAAADPLALSDAGLMTDSMSDHTYGSRYQPSDACTPQEQSVEDVECAAWQESDTGYEDTNVPGQHSTSLQTCTTHEYIQGMQVDINQRAGIECISIECPQESPQLEVSTFLEKIVRTADVACQASSLELPRFSPLVSASLLKNEHELVALTCIPCKQLFENIVPIYTEMRKTVSERGFSISDDDAILLTFMKLYHNLTYSALGVIFRIHRTTVAKIFKLSVCILSEILGQATYWPEKEEVLNNITSHFKGYTDTRVVLDCTEVPLQRPKDLNSRILTYSHYKRTYTAKILVGETPGGMISFVSKGYGGKASDSLITDESEVLALCEPYTDAVMADKGFLIDKQCEDARVTLYRPPFLGKKGQLSERAALQNQSIAAARVHVERAIQRMKVFKILREPFDADMLPYFDKVITIIAGIVNLSRPIINATRL, via the exons ATGCGCTATTGTAGCGTTCCACAGTGCAATACCTATGCAAACGAACTCGGAGTAAGCTTCCACAGATACCCTCGTTCAAAAAAGATGCGGAAGATCTGGTTGATAAAGCTCAAAATGGGTAAAACGCCAGAAAACTTCACCCACTACGCAGTGTGCTCGAAACACTTCTGCGAGAGCGATTTTAAGGCAGTGCCAAATG GCTCAAAGCGCCGCTTCCTGAAAGACAGCGCCATGCCGTCCGTCAACCTTCCCCAACGCAAGTTCGACAGAGCCTCTCGTTCATTTGTGAGGAAGCCAAGGAACGCCG ACCATCAGCAGTTGGTGGGGACAGGCAGCATGGATCCTGACGCCGCCGCAGATCCGCTGGCATTAAGCGATG CAGGCTTGATGACAGACAGCATGTCTGATCACACATATGGCTCCCGTTACCAGCCCTCTGATGCCTGCACACCACAAGAGCAAAGTGTGGAAGATGTCGAGTGTGCAGCTTGGCAGGAAAGTGACACAGGCTATGAAGACACAAACGTGCCAG GTCAACACAGCACATCTCTCCAAACATGCACCACGCACGAGTATATTCAAGGTATGCAGGTAGACATAAACCAGCGTGCAGGAATAGAATGCATTAGCATTGAAT GCCCACAAGAATCACCACAGCTCGAAGTATCAACCTTTCTCGAGAAGATAGTCCGCACAGCAGATGTTGCTTGTCAAGCCAGCTCCCTTGAGCTCCCCAGGTTTTCGCCATTGGTGTCTGCATCCCTGCTGAAGAACGAGCATGAGCTTGTTGCGCTCACCTGCATTCCTTGTAAGCAGCTGTTCGAAAATATTGTTCCCATCTACACAGAGATGCGCAAAACAGTCTCAGAACGAGGCTTTTCTATTAGTGACGACGATGCTATCCTGTTAACCTTCATGAAGCTGTATCATAACCTGACATACAGTGCCTTAGGCGTGATTTTTAGGATCCACAGAACCACAGTAGCAAAGATATTTAAATTGTCTGTCTGCATTCTGTCAGAAATACTTGGTCAAGCGACGTACTGGCCTGAGAAGGAGGAAGTTCTGAACAACATTACGTCCCATTTCAAAGGCTACACAGACACACGAGTCGTGCTTGACTGCACAGAAGTACCACTACAAAGGCCGAAGGATCTAAATTCCAGAATCCTGACATACAGCCATTACAAGCGCACATATACTGCGAAAATCCTGGTGGGAGAGACCCCAGGAGGAATGATCAGTTTTGTGAGCAAGGGTTACGGTGGAAAGGCATCGGACAGCTTAATTACAGATGAAAGTGAGGTTCTTGCCTTGTGTGAGCCATATACAGACGCTGTTATGGCAGACAAGGGCTTCCTTATTGATAAACAGTGTGAAGATGCTCGTGTGACCTTGTACCGCCCACCCTTCCTTGGAAAGAAAGGTCAGCTGAGTGAGAGGGCTGCACTGCAGAACCAATCAATTGCTGCAGCTCGTGTGCATGTTGAGAGAGCAATTCAGCGCATGAAAGTCTTTAAGATCCTAAGGGAGCCTTTTGATGCAGATATGCTGCCTTACTTTGATAAGGTAATCACAATAATCGCAGGCATTGTCAACCTGTCACGACCAATCATCAATGCTACACGCCTGTGA
- the LOC135369175 gene encoding uncharacterized protein LOC135369175 isoform X2, with product MRYCSVPQCNTYANELGVSFHRYPRSKKMRKIWLIKLKMGKTPENFTHYAVCSKHFCESDFKAVPNGSKRRFLKDSAMPSVNLPQRKFDRASRSFVRKPRNADHQQLVGTGSMDPDAAADPLALSDGLMTDSMSDHTYGSRYQPSDACTPQEQSVEDVECAAWQESDTGYEDTNVPGQHSTSLQTCTTHEYIQGMQVDINQRAGIECISIECPQESPQLEVSTFLEKIVRTADVACQASSLELPRFSPLVSASLLKNEHELVALTCIPCKQLFENIVPIYTEMRKTVSERGFSISDDDAILLTFMKLYHNLTYSALGVIFRIHRTTVAKIFKLSVCILSEILGQATYWPEKEEVLNNITSHFKGYTDTRVVLDCTEVPLQRPKDLNSRILTYSHYKRTYTAKILVGETPGGMISFVSKGYGGKASDSLITDESEVLALCEPYTDAVMADKGFLIDKQCEDARVTLYRPPFLGKKGQLSERAALQNQSIAAARVHVERAIQRMKVFKILREPFDADMLPYFDKVITIIAGIVNLSRPIINATRL from the exons ATGCGCTATTGTAGCGTTCCACAGTGCAATACCTATGCAAACGAACTCGGAGTAAGCTTCCACAGATACCCTCGTTCAAAAAAGATGCGGAAGATCTGGTTGATAAAGCTCAAAATGGGTAAAACGCCAGAAAACTTCACCCACTACGCAGTGTGCTCGAAACACTTCTGCGAGAGCGATTTTAAGGCAGTGCCAAATG GCTCAAAGCGCCGCTTCCTGAAAGACAGCGCCATGCCGTCCGTCAACCTTCCCCAACGCAAGTTCGACAGAGCCTCTCGTTCATTTGTGAGGAAGCCAAGGAACGCCG ACCATCAGCAGTTGGTGGGGACAGGCAGCATGGATCCTGACGCCGCCGCAGATCCGCTGGCATTAAGCGATG GCTTGATGACAGACAGCATGTCTGATCACACATATGGCTCCCGTTACCAGCCCTCTGATGCCTGCACACCACAAGAGCAAAGTGTGGAAGATGTCGAGTGTGCAGCTTGGCAGGAAAGTGACACAGGCTATGAAGACACAAACGTGCCAG GTCAACACAGCACATCTCTCCAAACATGCACCACGCACGAGTATATTCAAGGTATGCAGGTAGACATAAACCAGCGTGCAGGAATAGAATGCATTAGCATTGAAT GCCCACAAGAATCACCACAGCTCGAAGTATCAACCTTTCTCGAGAAGATAGTCCGCACAGCAGATGTTGCTTGTCAAGCCAGCTCCCTTGAGCTCCCCAGGTTTTCGCCATTGGTGTCTGCATCCCTGCTGAAGAACGAGCATGAGCTTGTTGCGCTCACCTGCATTCCTTGTAAGCAGCTGTTCGAAAATATTGTTCCCATCTACACAGAGATGCGCAAAACAGTCTCAGAACGAGGCTTTTCTATTAGTGACGACGATGCTATCCTGTTAACCTTCATGAAGCTGTATCATAACCTGACATACAGTGCCTTAGGCGTGATTTTTAGGATCCACAGAACCACAGTAGCAAAGATATTTAAATTGTCTGTCTGCATTCTGTCAGAAATACTTGGTCAAGCGACGTACTGGCCTGAGAAGGAGGAAGTTCTGAACAACATTACGTCCCATTTCAAAGGCTACACAGACACACGAGTCGTGCTTGACTGCACAGAAGTACCACTACAAAGGCCGAAGGATCTAAATTCCAGAATCCTGACATACAGCCATTACAAGCGCACATATACTGCGAAAATCCTGGTGGGAGAGACCCCAGGAGGAATGATCAGTTTTGTGAGCAAGGGTTACGGTGGAAAGGCATCGGACAGCTTAATTACAGATGAAAGTGAGGTTCTTGCCTTGTGTGAGCCATATACAGACGCTGTTATGGCAGACAAGGGCTTCCTTATTGATAAACAGTGTGAAGATGCTCGTGTGACCTTGTACCGCCCACCCTTCCTTGGAAAGAAAGGTCAGCTGAGTGAGAGGGCTGCACTGCAGAACCAATCAATTGCTGCAGCTCGTGTGCATGTTGAGAGAGCAATTCAGCGCATGAAAGTCTTTAAGATCCTAAGGGAGCCTTTTGATGCAGATATGCTGCCTTACTTTGATAAGGTAATCACAATAATCGCAGGCATTGTCAACCTGTCACGACCAATCATCAATGCTACACGCCTGTGA